One genomic window of Cystobacter ferrugineus includes the following:
- a CDS encoding TonB-dependent receptor, whose product MDSQVARVRAWCVLLLLWGTSAMAQGTAVIVGKIINGADKQAVQDAVVTATSPSLQGEQVVVSDASGLYRIPQLPPGVYTLRVDREGFKPYSRPDIQLRIDRTIRFNVELLPEAGLSEDVVVVATPPTVDVGSSTQGVSVDTAQLRNLALIRPGSKGSASRSFESLAELAPGAQEDAFGVSINGSTSPESQYVVDGLSVNDPAVGTIGTPLSVEFIKEVNVITGGYMPEYGRSTGGVLNVVTKSGSNEFHGSVFGTIAPGFLQTPGLEIKRAGSVISAQGTPWNQGDVGFELGGPILRDRLWFYAGAAPSFNRIQVARQISALNLCTEVNPAIGCTKVGAVQKDPVTGFQVATPIEGTRVERFADERTLQYIGKLTYLFNPDHTLSVSVYGTPNQSGGPGRYAFSRDGAPEVCTSGLSCTSNVQGAYEAIATRRTGGAMDVVAKQSSSFFDKSLLLDATVGWHHQQASSLPTDGSGLSSGWGLSATPNISWRRTSNPGYHSITEFETLPDPSVCEGGRCPVSSYTTGGPGTISVSSLNRYQGKVLGTYLFQALGHHVLKAGFDGEGASFYNNRARTGLAPWVECRNGTCFYTQNQYGYLEAPDVPVFDPSKEGTSTSMTLGGFVQDSWSVLDKVTVNVGVRYDTQTIWGLDGKVGLSLPHQWSPRLGVIYDFTQQGRSKLYANFARFYENVPLDMADLSFPQQRLLSATYNAPACNPSRPGDLAPGGACNSNSNRQPLGDPENPNQYWSSQGGDRVPVDPNIRAQSSDELVVGAEYELVFGRLGASYTKRYLNDVIEDMSRDDGSTFFLGNPGKGTSTDFPLARRDYDAVNVYYTKTFSNSWLAQVSYTASSLRGNYSGLFRADTNQLSPNLTRDFDLLSLTTNRDGPLPGDRTHAFKAFGAKEFRVSRDLNIDLGGSYRVRSGSPLNYLGYHPRRDGAETFILPRGSAGRLPWVHNIDGHLGLNYRLGGDTSLGVTLDVFNLFNFQQVTDVDQVFTFTQVLPIEDGGKPADVASCAGPDITGCRVRSSAANNPLITNTDINPNFKRPIAYQSPRSVRLGMRLSF is encoded by the coding sequence GTGGACTCGCAGGTTGCACGCGTGCGCGCGTGGTGTGTGCTGTTGTTGCTGTGGGGCACCAGCGCGATGGCGCAGGGCACGGCGGTCATCGTCGGGAAGATCATCAACGGCGCGGACAAGCAGGCCGTGCAGGACGCGGTGGTGACGGCCACCTCGCCGAGCCTCCAGGGCGAGCAGGTGGTGGTGTCGGACGCCAGCGGCCTCTACCGCATTCCGCAACTGCCGCCGGGCGTCTACACCCTCCGGGTGGACCGCGAGGGGTTCAAGCCCTACTCCCGGCCGGACATCCAACTGCGAATCGACCGCACCATCCGCTTCAACGTGGAGCTGCTGCCGGAGGCGGGCCTGAGCGAGGACGTGGTCGTCGTGGCCACGCCGCCCACGGTGGACGTGGGCTCGAGCACGCAAGGCGTGAGCGTGGATACCGCCCAGCTTCGCAACCTCGCGTTGATCCGCCCGGGCAGCAAGGGCTCGGCGTCGCGCTCCTTCGAGTCCCTGGCCGAGCTGGCGCCGGGCGCGCAGGAAGACGCCTTCGGGGTGAGCATCAATGGCAGCACCTCGCCCGAGAGCCAGTACGTGGTGGATGGCCTGTCGGTGAATGATCCCGCGGTGGGCACCATCGGCACGCCGCTGTCGGTGGAGTTCATCAAGGAGGTCAACGTCATCACCGGCGGCTACATGCCCGAGTACGGCCGCTCCACGGGCGGGGTGCTCAACGTGGTCACCAAGTCCGGCTCCAACGAGTTCCATGGCTCCGTCTTCGGCACCATCGCCCCGGGCTTCCTGCAGACGCCGGGGCTGGAGATCAAGCGGGCCGGGAGCGTCATCTCCGCGCAGGGCACGCCGTGGAACCAGGGGGACGTGGGCTTCGAGCTGGGGGGCCCCATCCTGCGCGACAGGCTCTGGTTCTACGCGGGCGCGGCGCCCTCGTTCAATCGCATCCAGGTCGCCCGGCAGATCAGCGCCTTGAACCTGTGCACGGAGGTCAATCCCGCCATCGGCTGTACGAAGGTGGGGGCGGTGCAGAAGGATCCGGTCACCGGCTTCCAGGTCGCCACGCCCATCGAGGGCACCCGGGTGGAGCGCTTCGCGGACGAGCGGACCCTGCAGTACATCGGCAAGCTCACCTATCTCTTCAACCCGGACCACACCCTGAGCGTGTCGGTGTATGGCACGCCCAACCAGTCCGGCGGTCCGGGCCGCTACGCCTTCAGCCGCGATGGAGCCCCGGAGGTGTGCACCAGCGGGCTGTCGTGCACTTCCAACGTGCAGGGGGCGTATGAAGCCATCGCCACCCGTCGCACCGGGGGCGCCATGGACGTGGTGGCCAAGCAGTCCTCGTCCTTCTTCGACAAGTCCCTGCTGCTCGACGCGACCGTGGGCTGGCACCACCAGCAGGCCTCCTCGCTGCCGACGGATGGCTCGGGGCTGTCCAGCGGCTGGGGCCTGTCCGCCACGCCCAACATCTCCTGGCGGCGCACGAGCAACCCGGGCTACCACTCCATCACCGAGTTCGAGACCCTGCCGGATCCTTCCGTCTGTGAGGGCGGGCGCTGCCCGGTCTCCTCGTACACGACGGGAGGGCCTGGCACCATCAGCGTCTCGTCGCTCAATCGCTATCAGGGCAAGGTGCTGGGGACGTACCTGTTCCAGGCCCTGGGCCACCATGTGCTCAAGGCCGGCTTCGATGGCGAGGGCGCCAGTTTCTACAACAACCGGGCGCGCACGGGACTGGCACCCTGGGTCGAGTGCCGCAACGGCACGTGCTTCTACACCCAGAACCAGTACGGCTACCTCGAGGCGCCGGACGTGCCCGTGTTCGACCCGAGCAAGGAGGGCACGTCCACCTCGATGACCCTGGGCGGCTTCGTGCAGGATAGCTGGTCCGTGCTCGACAAGGTCACCGTCAACGTGGGCGTGCGCTACGACACCCAGACCATCTGGGGGTTGGATGGCAAGGTGGGGTTGAGCCTTCCCCACCAGTGGTCGCCCCGCCTGGGCGTCATCTATGACTTCACCCAGCAGGGCCGCTCGAAGCTCTATGCCAACTTCGCGCGCTTCTACGAGAACGTCCCCCTCGACATGGCAGACCTGTCCTTCCCCCAGCAGCGGCTGCTGTCGGCCACCTACAACGCTCCCGCCTGCAACCCCTCCCGCCCGGGCGACCTCGCGCCGGGAGGCGCCTGCAACTCGAACAGCAACCGGCAGCCCCTGGGCGATCCGGAGAACCCCAACCAGTACTGGAGCTCCCAGGGCGGAGACCGCGTGCCGGTGGATCCCAACATCCGGGCGCAGTCCAGTGACGAGCTCGTCGTGGGCGCGGAGTACGAGCTCGTGTTCGGCCGCCTGGGCGCTTCCTACACGAAGCGCTACCTCAATGACGTCATCGAGGACATGAGCCGCGACGACGGCAGCACCTTCTTCCTGGGCAATCCCGGCAAGGGCACCTCGACGGACTTCCCCCTGGCCCGCCGCGACTACGACGCGGTGAATGTCTATTACACCAAGACCTTCTCCAACTCGTGGCTGGCGCAGGTGAGCTACACGGCGTCCTCGCTGCGCGGCAACTACTCGGGCCTCTTCCGGGCGGACACCAATCAGTTGTCTCCCAACCTGACGCGCGACTTCGATCTGCTGTCGCTCACCACCAACCGTGACGGGCCGCTGCCGGGAGATCGCACGCACGCGTTCAAGGCCTTTGGCGCCAAGGAGTTCCGCGTGTCGCGCGACCTGAACATCGACCTCGGTGGGAGCTACCGGGTGCGCTCGGGCTCGCCGCTCAACTACCTGGGCTACCACCCGCGGCGCGACGGCGCGGAGACGTTCATCCTGCCGCGTGGCAGCGCGGGCCGGCTCCCGTGGGTTCACAACATCGACGGGCACCTGGGCCTGAACTATCGGCTGGGTGGCGACACCTCGCTCGGCGTCACCCTGGATGTCTTCAACCTCTTCAACTTCCAGCAGGTGACGGACGTGGATCAGGTGTTCACGTTCACCCAGGTTCTCCCCATCGAGGATGGGGGCAAGCCCGCCGATGTGGCGAGCTGCGCCGGGCCGGACATCACCGGGTGCCGCGTGCGCTCCTCGGCGGCCAACAACCCCCTCATCACCAACACGGACATCAACCCCAACTTCAAGCGCCCCATCGCCTACCAGTCGCCGCGCTCCGTCCGTCTGGGAATGCGGCTGAGCTTCTAG
- a CDS encoding tetratricopeptide repeat protein has product MPSLGEMLAMGQVKQAAELANQRLGRNPKDGEALVTLAKVSLVEGDGARAESLLQQAAAQGSQRDVVLVRAALALQREDWEAVKTLYLPLAAQGDDRPEVWYGLGVALMRLGNVEAAREALERAVTLNPQEPSFRFELGRAWAMGDRVRPAVRQFVCCLRLNARDARAWRFLAELLAQRGKVRSAERLLKRGQEQVPEAAVLREPLPTSAPAPDPNAALIEQVVGLLGRSRNREALALVREAQGKGARSLTLKLLEAKACESLLRPDEEGAMRAYEEAMGMDPQAWEACNDLGLFLLRRGQRHAALAIDVLREARRRAPTRPEPVFNLAVACSKGGMSTESAELARRLVSTLPAEHPFHGHARALLQKLGEA; this is encoded by the coding sequence ATGCCTTCCCTCGGTGAGATGTTGGCGATGGGCCAGGTGAAGCAGGCCGCGGAGCTGGCGAACCAGCGGCTGGGCCGCAATCCCAAGGATGGGGAGGCCCTCGTCACGCTGGCCAAGGTGTCGCTGGTGGAGGGCGATGGGGCCCGGGCCGAGTCCCTGCTCCAGCAGGCGGCGGCCCAGGGCTCGCAGCGGGACGTGGTGCTCGTGCGCGCCGCCCTGGCGCTCCAGCGCGAGGACTGGGAGGCGGTGAAGACGCTCTACCTGCCGCTCGCGGCCCAGGGCGATGACCGGCCCGAGGTCTGGTATGGCCTGGGGGTGGCGCTGATGCGGCTGGGCAACGTCGAGGCCGCGCGCGAGGCGCTGGAGCGCGCCGTGACGCTGAATCCCCAGGAGCCCTCCTTCCGCTTCGAGCTGGGCCGCGCGTGGGCGATGGGGGACCGGGTCCGGCCCGCGGTGCGTCAGTTCGTCTGCTGCTTGCGGTTGAACGCGCGGGATGCGCGGGCGTGGCGCTTCCTGGCCGAGCTGTTGGCGCAGCGGGGCAAGGTGCGCTCCGCCGAGCGGCTCTTGAAGCGGGGCCAGGAGCAGGTGCCCGAGGCGGCGGTGCTTCGCGAGCCGCTGCCCACGTCCGCTCCGGCGCCGGATCCGAACGCCGCCCTGATCGAACAGGTGGTGGGGCTGCTGGGCCGCAGCCGGAACCGCGAGGCCCTGGCGCTCGTGCGCGAGGCACAAGGCAAGGGGGCGCGCTCGTTGACGCTCAAGCTCCTGGAGGCCAAGGCCTGCGAGTCCCTGCTCCGGCCGGATGAGGAGGGGGCCATGCGCGCCTATGAAGAGGCGATGGGGATGGATCCCCAGGCGTGGGAGGCGTGCAACGACCTGGGTCTGTTCCTGCTGCGGCGGGGCCAGAGGCACGCGGCGCTCGCCATCGATGTGCTGCGGGAGGCCCGGCGGCGGGCGCCCACCCGGCCCGAGCCGGTCTTCAACCTGGCGGTGGCGTGCTCCAAGGGCGGAATGTCCACCGAGAGCGCCGAGCTGGCGCGGCGGCTCGTGAGTACCCTGCCCGCGGAACATCCCTTCCACGGCCATGCCCGGGCCCTGCTCCAGAAGCTGGGCGAGGCCTGA
- a CDS encoding Uma2 family endonuclease: MVAEILDGELHVSPRPARPHANVASNLGGLITVPFKLGRGGPGGWVIIVEPELHFGPRPDKLVPDLAGWRRERLPDALGGDDAPAHYDLAPDWVCEILSERTRQRDKGPKQRIYAREGVRHMWHVDPLARTLDIFRLQESQWLLVDSFAEDQRVRAEPFEAIELELELLWSK; the protein is encoded by the coding sequence ATGGTGGCGGAGATCCTCGACGGGGAGCTGCACGTCAGCCCTCGCCCCGCCCGTCCGCATGCCAACGTGGCGTCGAACCTGGGTGGCCTCATCACGGTTCCCTTCAAGCTTGGCAGGGGCGGACCGGGTGGGTGGGTCATCATCGTCGAGCCGGAGCTTCACTTCGGCCCTCGCCCGGACAAGCTCGTCCCGGACCTCGCGGGCTGGAGGCGTGAGCGCCTACCAGATGCGCTCGGTGGGGATGACGCCCCGGCGCACTACGACCTCGCCCCGGACTGGGTGTGCGAGATCCTCTCCGAGCGCACGCGGCAGAGGGACAAGGGCCCCAAGCAGCGCATCTACGCCCGCGAAGGGGTCCGGCACATGTGGCACGTGGACCCGCTGGCCCGCACGCTCGATATCTTCCGGCTCCAGGAGAGCCAGTGGCTCCTGGTCGACTCCTTCGCCGAGGATCAGCGGGTGCGTGCCGAGCCCTTCGAGGCCATCGAACTCGAGCTGGAGTTGCTCTGGTCCAAGTGA
- a CDS encoding Uma2 family endonuclease, with amino-acid sequence MLNSSLMSPRDPPDTDATERNDPSVEAAFQASPPEMVAEILDGELHVSPRPARPHASVASRLGVLIGAPFWLGTGGPGGWVFIDEPELHFGPRPDKLVPDLAGWRRERMPDVLGGKDAPAHYDLAPDWVCEVLSKSTRQRDKGPKQRIYAREGVRHMWHVDPLARTLDIFRLQGSQWLLVDSFAEDQRVRAEPFEAIELDLTLLWSR; translated from the coding sequence ATGCTGAACTCTTCCCTCATGTCCCCCCGCGACCCTCCAGACACCGACGCCACCGAGCGCAACGATCCGTCCGTGGAGGCAGCCTTCCAGGCGTCTCCGCCGGAGATGGTGGCGGAGATCCTCGACGGGGAGCTGCACGTCAGCCCTCGCCCCGCCCGTCCGCATGCCAGCGTGGCGTCGCGACTGGGCGTCCTCATCGGGGCGCCCTTCTGGCTCGGCACGGGGGGACCCGGAGGATGGGTCTTCATCGATGAGCCGGAGCTTCACTTCGGCCCACGCCCGGACAAGCTCGTCCCGGACCTCGCTGGCTGGCGGCGGGAGCGGATGCCAGATGTGCTCGGCGGGAAGGACGCGCCAGCACACTACGATCTCGCCCCGGACTGGGTATGCGAGGTCCTCTCCAAGAGCACACGACAGAGGGACAAGGGCCCCAAGCAGCGCATCTACGCCCGGGAAGGCGTCCGGCACATGTGGCACGTGGACCCGCTGGCCCGCACGCTCGATATCTTCCGGCTCCAGGGGAGTCAGTGGCTCCTGGTCGACTCCTTCGCCGAGGATCAGCGGGTGCGTGCCGAGCCCTTCGAGGCCATCGAACTCGACCTGACGCTGCTCTGGTCCAGGTGA
- a CDS encoding Tex family protein, translated as MHVYAIELSKELGLKAEQVDRTLALSAEGATVPFIARYRKEATGGLDEVQIQTILDRAAEREELDARRETILRTIEGQGKLTPELTQALQRAKTRTELEDLYLPYKPKRRTRAAIARERGLEPLADLLWKQDGARGEDVAARVRPFIHADKEVPDQEAALAGARDICAERVAEDAGLRRTARELCVNKGRLRSAVVSAKKGEATKFDNYADHEEDLSKAPSHRILALLRGEAEEVLRIQLALPDDEVKGTLSSRVVTRPQSPFAPHLRAAVEDSWERLMGPSLESELRNELKERADREAITVFGQNLRHLLLSAPAGGRPVLALDPGLRTGVKATMLDATGKLVDTATLYTERGANERATAARQCGAIIQKHKPELIAVGNGTGSREAEGFVREVLKVLGVNVPVVSVSEQGASIYSASEVAREEFPDLDVSLRGAVSIGRRLQDPLAELVKIDPKSIGVGQYQHDVDQGQLKKKLGEVVDSCVNAVGVDVNTASPQLLEHVSGIGPTLAKKIVSHRAAKGRFTTRREILKVSGLGPKTFEQAAGFLRVHGPEPLDASAVHPERYGVVERMAKDLGVDVKQLVGNAALVRKIDPKRYLGPDLGEMTLKDILAELEKPSRDPRGDFTAPSYREDLQKLEDVKEGMVLQGVVTNVTAFGAFVDVGVHQDGLVHVSQLSNRFIKDPSEAVKVGDRLTVKVVNVDLARKRLGLSVRALTEGTPAAAPSSRPAASASRPAGPSHAPMSKQGGGKAPAASKPSAEPFNNPFSKLKR; from the coding sequence ATGCACGTCTACGCCATCGAGCTGTCGAAGGAATTGGGCCTCAAGGCCGAGCAGGTGGACCGTACCCTGGCGCTGAGCGCCGAGGGGGCCACGGTTCCGTTCATCGCCCGCTACCGCAAGGAGGCCACGGGGGGCCTGGACGAGGTGCAGATCCAGACCATCCTCGACCGCGCCGCCGAGCGCGAGGAGCTGGACGCACGCCGGGAGACGATCCTGCGCACCATCGAGGGACAGGGAAAGCTCACCCCCGAGCTGACCCAGGCGCTGCAGCGGGCCAAGACGCGCACGGAGCTGGAGGACCTCTACCTGCCCTACAAGCCCAAGCGCCGCACCCGCGCGGCCATCGCCCGGGAGCGGGGCCTGGAGCCGCTGGCGGACCTGCTCTGGAAGCAGGATGGCGCGCGGGGTGAGGACGTGGCCGCCCGGGTGCGCCCGTTCATCCACGCCGACAAGGAGGTGCCGGACCAGGAGGCGGCGCTGGCGGGCGCGCGCGACATCTGCGCCGAGCGCGTGGCCGAGGACGCGGGCCTGCGCCGCACCGCGCGCGAGCTGTGCGTGAACAAGGGCCGCCTGCGCTCGGCCGTCGTGTCCGCCAAGAAGGGCGAGGCCACCAAGTTCGACAACTACGCCGACCACGAGGAGGACCTGTCCAAGGCGCCCTCGCACCGCATCCTCGCGCTGCTGCGCGGCGAGGCCGAGGAGGTGCTGCGCATCCAGCTCGCCCTGCCGGATGACGAGGTGAAGGGGACGCTCTCCTCGCGCGTGGTGACCAGGCCCCAGTCCCCGTTCGCCCCGCATCTGCGCGCCGCGGTGGAGGACTCGTGGGAGCGGCTCATGGGGCCCTCGCTGGAGTCCGAGCTGCGCAACGAGCTGAAGGAGCGCGCGGACCGCGAGGCCATCACCGTGTTCGGCCAGAACCTGCGCCACCTGCTCCTGTCCGCGCCCGCGGGAGGCCGGCCGGTGCTCGCGCTCGACCCCGGCCTGCGCACGGGCGTCAAGGCCACCATGCTCGATGCCACGGGGAAGCTCGTGGACACGGCCACGCTCTACACCGAGCGCGGCGCCAACGAGCGCGCCACGGCCGCCCGGCAGTGCGGCGCCATCATCCAGAAGCACAAGCCGGAGCTCATCGCCGTGGGCAACGGCACCGGTAGCCGCGAGGCGGAGGGCTTCGTGCGCGAGGTACTCAAGGTGCTCGGGGTGAATGTGCCCGTGGTGTCCGTGAGCGAGCAGGGCGCCTCCATCTACTCGGCGTCCGAGGTGGCCCGGGAGGAGTTCCCCGACCTGGACGTGTCGCTGCGCGGCGCGGTGTCCATCGGCCGGCGCCTGCAGGATCCACTCGCGGAGCTGGTGAAGATCGATCCGAAGAGCATCGGCGTGGGCCAGTACCAGCACGACGTGGACCAGGGGCAGCTCAAGAAGAAGCTGGGCGAGGTGGTGGACTCGTGCGTCAACGCGGTGGGGGTGGACGTCAACACGGCGTCGCCGCAACTGCTCGAGCACGTGTCGGGCATCGGCCCCACGCTGGCCAAGAAGATCGTCTCCCACCGCGCCGCCAAGGGCCGCTTCACCACGCGCCGGGAGATCCTCAAGGTGAGTGGGCTCGGCCCCAAGACGTTCGAGCAGGCCGCGGGCTTCCTGCGCGTCCACGGCCCGGAGCCCCTGGACGCGAGCGCCGTGCACCCCGAGCGCTACGGCGTCGTCGAGCGCATGGCGAAGGACCTGGGCGTGGACGTGAAGCAGTTGGTGGGCAATGCCGCGCTGGTGCGGAAGATCGATCCCAAGCGCTACCTCGGGCCGGACCTGGGGGAGATGACGCTCAAGGACATCCTCGCCGAGCTGGAGAAGCCCAGCCGCGACCCGCGCGGCGACTTCACCGCGCCCTCCTACCGTGAGGACCTGCAGAAGCTGGAGGACGTGAAGGAGGGCATGGTGTTGCAGGGCGTGGTCACCAACGTCACCGCCTTTGGCGCCTTCGTGGACGTGGGCGTGCACCAGGATGGGCTCGTGCACGTGTCCCAGTTGTCCAACCGCTTCATCAAGGATCCGTCCGAGGCCGTGAAGGTGGGGGATCGGCTGACGGTGAAGGTGGTGAACGTGGACCTGGCGCGCAAGCGGCTCGGTCTGTCCGTGCGTGCGCTCACCGAGGGCACTCCGGCGGCGGCCCCCTCCAGCCGTCCCGCGGCCTCCGCCAGCCGTCCCGCGGGTCCGTCCCATGCGCCCATGAGCAAGCAGGGGGGGGGCAAGGCTCCCGCGGCGTCGAAGCCCTCGGCCGAGCCCTTCAACAATCCGTTCAGCAAGCTCAAGCGGTGA
- a CDS encoding aldo/keto reductase family protein encodes MHFRRLGGSGLKISEISYGNWLTHGSQVEEEAALACVRAALDEGITTFDTADVYAGTRAEAVLGRALEGQRREGLEIFTKVYWPTGKGPNDRGLSRKHIMESIHGSLKRLKTDYVDLYQAHRYDYETPLEETMQAFADVVRQGKALYIGVSEWKAEEIRAGVTLARQLGFQLVSSQPQYSMLWRTIEAQVIPTSQELGVGQIVWSPIAQGVLTGKYRPGEKPPPGSRATDDKGGADQIKRFMRDEVLTRVQQLKPVADEVGLSMAQLAVAWVLQNPNVSSAIIGASRPDQVKENVKAAGVKLSAEVMRRIDELIGPVAERDPARTGSPPKRP; translated from the coding sequence ATGCACTTCCGACGTCTTGGCGGCAGCGGTCTGAAGATCAGTGAGATTTCCTATGGCAACTGGCTGACCCATGGTTCCCAGGTCGAGGAGGAGGCGGCGCTCGCGTGCGTCCGCGCCGCGCTCGACGAGGGCATCACCACCTTCGATACCGCCGACGTCTACGCCGGCACGCGCGCGGAAGCGGTGCTGGGCCGCGCCCTCGAGGGACAGCGCCGCGAGGGCCTGGAGATCTTCACCAAGGTCTACTGGCCGACGGGCAAGGGGCCCAACGACCGGGGCTTGTCGCGCAAGCACATCATGGAATCCATCCATGGTTCGCTCAAGCGGCTGAAGACGGACTACGTGGACCTGTACCAGGCGCATCGCTACGACTACGAGACGCCGCTGGAGGAGACGATGCAGGCGTTCGCCGACGTCGTCCGTCAGGGTAAGGCGCTCTACATCGGAGTGTCCGAGTGGAAGGCGGAGGAGATCCGCGCGGGCGTGACGCTGGCCCGGCAGCTCGGCTTTCAGCTCGTGTCCAGTCAGCCGCAGTACTCGATGCTGTGGCGGACCATCGAGGCCCAGGTGATCCCCACGTCCCAGGAACTGGGTGTGGGTCAGATCGTCTGGTCTCCCATTGCCCAAGGGGTGCTCACGGGCAAGTACCGTCCGGGAGAGAAGCCGCCGCCGGGCAGCCGAGCCACGGATGACAAGGGGGGCGCCGATCAGATCAAGCGCTTCATGCGTGACGAGGTCCTCACGCGCGTGCAGCAGCTCAAGCCGGTGGCGGATGAGGTGGGGCTGTCGATGGCGCAGCTCGCCGTGGCGTGGGTGCTGCAGAACCCGAACGTCTCCTCGGCCATCATCGGCGCCTCGCGGCCCGATCAGGTCAAGGAGAACGTGAAGGCCGCGGGGGTGAAGTTGAGCGCGGAGGTGATGCGGCGGATCGACGAGCTCATCGGCCCCGTCGCCGAGCGGGACCCCGCGCGCACGGGGAGTCCCCCGAAGCGGCCGTGA
- a CDS encoding HSP90 family protein, which yields MAHRFQVNLRGVIDLLSHHLYSTPGVFVRELLQNATDANRARQHLEPTHPGAVHVELIEKQDGGPPTLLFRDEGVGLTEEELHRFLATIGESSKREAIEAHRADFIGQFGIGLLSCFMVCDELLVVTRSVRGDGSTWEWRGRHDGTYSVGPSAHPMERCGTQVFLLPRPDAAEYFTPERVRQLILHYGGLLPYPIHLTAHGHTEHLNSAPPPWRRTYPSAAARRQALLAHGREVFGMDFVDCISLRAEAGGVEGVAYVLPFSPHFNARQKHRVYLKGMLLSESAENLLPDWAFFVKCVVDAQGLRPTASRESFYEDATLSRAREALGQLLRQYLVDLATEQPRALQRLIALHGLSVKSLALDDDDFYRLVIHWLPFETTLGTMTLEHYRQESSTVRYVNTLETFRQVARVAAAQGLCIINAAYTHDAALLEKLPRVHPDAQVELFSAARLPQGFEELTHEEDEAVARLRRVAEEALEPFRCEVSIKKFLPPEVPTLYGDASDGAFQRDLERAREETDALYASVLEGALGKRSDEERPQLCFNLRNPVVRQLARVRDTAQLRLSVEMLYVQALLLGHRPLNAREMALLNRGLLGLIAARLDDDEGTGGMH from the coding sequence GTGGCACACCGCTTCCAGGTCAACCTCCGGGGGGTTATCGACCTCCTCTCCCATCATCTCTACAGCACACCCGGGGTGTTCGTGCGCGAGCTGCTGCAGAACGCCACCGACGCCAACCGTGCCCGCCAGCACCTGGAGCCCACCCACCCGGGCGCGGTGCACGTGGAGCTCATCGAGAAGCAGGACGGTGGGCCCCCCACCCTGCTCTTCCGCGACGAAGGCGTGGGACTGACGGAGGAGGAGCTGCACCGCTTCCTGGCCACCATCGGCGAGAGCTCCAAGCGCGAGGCCATCGAGGCCCACCGGGCGGACTTCATCGGCCAGTTCGGTATCGGTCTGCTCTCGTGCTTCATGGTGTGTGACGAGCTGCTGGTGGTGACGCGCTCGGTCCGGGGAGACGGGAGCACCTGGGAGTGGCGGGGCCGGCATGACGGAACCTACTCCGTGGGTCCCTCCGCGCACCCGATGGAGCGCTGCGGCACCCAGGTCTTCCTCCTGCCCCGCCCGGACGCCGCCGAGTACTTCACCCCCGAGCGCGTGCGTCAGCTCATCCTGCACTACGGGGGCCTGCTGCCCTACCCCATCCACCTCACCGCCCACGGCCACACCGAGCACCTCAACAGCGCCCCGCCCCCCTGGCGCCGCACGTACCCGAGCGCGGCGGCCCGGCGCCAGGCGCTGCTGGCCCATGGGCGCGAGGTGTTCGGCATGGACTTCGTGGACTGCATCTCGCTGCGCGCGGAGGCCGGAGGCGTGGAGGGCGTGGCCTACGTGCTGCCCTTCTCGCCCCACTTCAACGCCCGCCAGAAGCACCGCGTGTACCTCAAGGGCATGCTGCTGTCGGAGAGCGCGGAGAACCTGCTGCCGGACTGGGCCTTCTTCGTCAAATGCGTGGTGGATGCCCAGGGCCTGCGCCCCACCGCCAGCCGCGAGTCCTTCTACGAGGACGCCACGCTCTCGCGCGCCCGCGAGGCGCTCGGCCAACTGCTGCGCCAGTACCTGGTGGACCTGGCCACCGAGCAGCCCCGCGCCCTCCAGCGGCTCATCGCCCTGCATGGCCTGTCGGTGAAGTCACTCGCACTGGACGATGACGACTTCTACCGGCTCGTCATCCACTGGCTCCCCTTCGAGACGACCCTGGGAACGATGACGCTGGAGCACTACCGCCAGGAGTCCTCCACGGTGCGCTACGTCAACACCCTGGAGACCTTCCGGCAGGTGGCGCGCGTGGCGGCCGCCCAGGGGCTGTGCATCATCAACGCCGCCTACACGCACGACGCGGCGCTCCTGGAGAAGCTGCCCCGGGTGCACCCGGACGCCCAGGTGGAGCTGTTCTCCGCGGCGCGGCTTCCCCAGGGCTTCGAGGAGCTGACACACGAGGAGGACGAGGCGGTGGCCCGGCTGCGGCGGGTGGCGGAAGAGGCCCTGGAGCCCTTCCGGTGCGAGGTGAGCATCAAGAAATTCCTCCCGCCCGAGGTCCCCACGCTCTACGGCGACGCGAGCGACGGCGCCTTCCAGCGCGACCTGGAGCGGGCACGCGAGGAGACGGACGCGCTGTACGCCTCGGTGCTCGAGGGGGCACTGGGCAAGCGCTCCGACGAGGAGCGGCCCCAGTTGTGCTTCAACCTGCGCAACCCCGTGGTACGTCAGCTCGCGCGTGTGCGGGACACCGCCCAGCTCCGGCTGTCCGTGGAGATGCTGTACGTCCAGGCGCTGCTGCTCGGCCACCGGCCGCTCAACGCGCGGGAGATGGCGCTGCTCAACCGGGGCCTGCTCGGCCTCATCGCGGCGCGCCTGGACGACGACGAAGGGACGGGAGGCATGCATTGA